The following are from one region of the Alkalimarinus sediminis genome:
- a CDS encoding VWA domain-containing protein: protein MFDVESLSAFHFLRPWWLLGLIPLILTVLYAKHLKDPVAQWQKTIAPHLLKALTVQGERGQWLNPISLSVLAMVLGVVAVAGPSWERKPLPFVQDEAPLVVALALSDSMNQTDIQPSRLERAKQKITDLLALRAGSRTGLVVYSGSAHRVIPLTNDPDIIFQFLNAVVTEMMPKPGKFPETVLPVADSMLKDADIPGSLLLIGDGISPQSLARFKQYFVESPHQLLVWGAGLTELPESEQETGSDDESYLPLEEQDLTALATDNGGVYQQMTLDPSDVERLNRNINNHLANVEDENRPWVDAGYYLLFPFALIFLVWFRKGWTLHWCLLLVLLNSSLISSDVQAEQARSNGGLQGVTTSAQEVKAEEIKTEGSEPSRSRIFNRIRDAFMNLWLTPDQQGRWYFERGDYKTAAKHFHDTAWKGIAFYYNEDFKTAAELFTQIDTTEGLFNLANAQAQGQLYLDAVKTYDRVLTQQPTHAGAKKNRDIVQALIDEINQMSKSQQPEEGEAIRELGDEPQRADGAEKEEGLPTKVQQLTAEQILADQQVQDLWMKQIQQDPSRFLSVKFQMQLNQGEGSD, encoded by the coding sequence ATGTTTGATGTTGAGTCGCTCAGTGCGTTTCATTTTTTACGGCCTTGGTGGTTGCTGGGGTTGATTCCGCTGATCTTAACGGTGCTTTATGCCAAGCACCTAAAAGACCCGGTTGCGCAGTGGCAGAAGACGATTGCCCCTCACCTGCTGAAAGCCTTAACAGTGCAGGGCGAACGTGGTCAGTGGCTAAACCCGATTAGCCTAAGTGTGTTGGCAATGGTGCTGGGTGTGGTGGCGGTGGCTGGGCCAAGCTGGGAGCGAAAACCGCTGCCATTTGTGCAAGATGAAGCACCATTGGTGGTCGCGTTAGCGCTTTCAGACAGTATGAATCAGACCGATATTCAGCCTAGCCGACTAGAGCGAGCCAAGCAGAAAATAACCGATCTGTTAGCCCTTCGTGCAGGCTCTAGAACTGGGCTGGTTGTTTATTCAGGGAGTGCGCATCGTGTTATTCCCCTCACCAATGACCCCGACATTATCTTCCAGTTTCTCAATGCAGTGGTTACAGAGATGATGCCGAAGCCGGGTAAGTTCCCAGAAACGGTGTTGCCCGTCGCTGATAGCATGTTGAAAGATGCTGATATACCCGGCTCGTTGTTATTGATTGGTGACGGGATATCACCTCAATCATTGGCCCGTTTTAAACAGTATTTTGTCGAGAGTCCGCATCAGTTATTGGTGTGGGGTGCTGGCTTGACTGAGCTACCAGAGAGCGAGCAGGAGACCGGCTCAGATGATGAAAGTTATCTGCCTCTTGAAGAGCAAGACCTAACCGCACTTGCTACCGACAATGGCGGTGTTTACCAGCAGATGACTCTCGACCCATCAGACGTAGAGCGCCTAAATCGTAACATTAATAATCATTTGGCGAATGTTGAAGATGAAAATCGCCCCTGGGTTGATGCAGGTTATTACCTGTTGTTTCCGTTTGCGCTGATATTTCTGGTTTGGTTTCGTAAGGGGTGGACGCTGCACTGGTGTCTGTTGTTGGTGTTACTCAATAGCAGTCTGATTTCATCTGACGTTCAAGCTGAGCAGGCGCGGAGTAATGGCGGTTTGCAAGGTGTCACTACAAGCGCTCAAGAGGTTAAGGCGGAAGAAATTAAAACAGAAGGTTCAGAACCCAGTCGCAGCAGAATCTTTAACCGCATCAGAGATGCATTTATGAACCTTTGGTTAACCCCCGATCAACAAGGGCGTTGGTATTTTGAGCGGGGAGACTATAAAACAGCGGCGAAGCACTTTCACGATACGGCATGGAAAGGCATCGCGTTCTATTACAACGAAGATTTTAAAACAGCGGCTGAACTATTCACACAAATAGACACTACCGAAGGCCTGTTTAACTTGGCCAATGCGCAGGCACAGGGGCAGCTATATTTGGACGCGGTAAAAACATACGACCGAGTGCTTACCCAACAGCCGACGCATGCAGGCGCCAAGAAGAATAGAGATATTGTGCAGGCGCTTATTGATGAAATTAACCAAATGAGTAAAAGCCAACAACCAGAGGAAGGGGAAGCGATACGAGAACTGGGAGACGAACCTCAACGGGCAGATGGCGCTGAAAAAGAGGAGGGGCTGCCGACTAAAGTGCAGCAGCTGACCGCGGAGCAGATATTGGCTGATCAGCAAGTACAAGACCTCTGGATGAAGCAAATTCAGCAAGACCCGTCACGGTTTTTGAGTGTGAAATTTCAGATGCAACTGAATCAGGGAGAGGGCAGTGATTAA
- a CDS encoding tetratricopeptide repeat protein produces the protein MSPTFTLLWQRFSVHLKATLALILCCSSVNVSANSAIIDNFSPRVKAHEAYVGSATCGQCHQAELQQWQASHHAKAMMEPTADNVLGDFNNQEVTFDDVKTIFSQREDGYFITTQNGAKKTETFKVAFTFGYTPLQQYLINIGDGKLQAFDVAWDARAKSEGGQRWFKLLPDEDTTPESPFHWTRQTQNWNSRCADCHSTNLNKGYNPVYQRYDTTFTELNVACESCHGAGKSHVSLINSGGYKKGVNSGFKTDLKQTRQFIFDGSNPIAQPKGEATSAQIDACGGCHSRRQVIGEIDPADDYHNQYSLRLIDTALYHSDGQIKDEVFVLGSFLQSKMHQAGVTCTDCHNAHTGEVKAQDNTLCTQCHVAERYDSQKHHHHKASSEGALCINCHMPTTTYMEVDDRRDHSFSTPAPQHSDAMDTPNACNSCHRIQSNQWSADAIEKWTTQAQPDPFAVINSRAINADVLALRGMTEYVADEQYPAIRRATLLSLTGTIPSRLTAETISQQLSSSSPLVRRAAVEASAFIPLQHRWGLLKPLMTDPSASVRFAVANQLAGYAAQVSGDDYVTLSKLLREYEKQLRLSQDMPAGQAAIAMYALNQGDTEGALTALNKALEIEPDYAPALLNLADLYRGMGDESEALNILKRAIAVAPDSGAIQHSFGLYWIRQGQLEKALSYLKAATEQDDSVVRYAYVYGVALESAGQLESAIKILEAANEQWPNQYDLLFSLILYLEKAGRVSESWPYLSNLSAIAPNDPEVKRRLANMRRDK, from the coding sequence ATGTCCCCCACCTTCACACTTTTATGGCAACGCTTTTCTGTGCATTTAAAGGCGACTCTTGCGTTAATACTTTGTTGCAGCAGTGTAAACGTTAGTGCGAACAGTGCAATTATCGACAATTTCAGCCCCAGAGTTAAAGCGCATGAGGCCTATGTGGGTAGTGCAACCTGTGGACAGTGTCATCAGGCCGAACTGCAGCAATGGCAAGCATCACATCATGCTAAAGCGATGATGGAACCAACCGCCGATAATGTGTTGGGGGACTTTAACAATCAAGAGGTCACCTTTGACGATGTGAAAACGATATTCTCGCAACGTGAAGATGGCTACTTTATTACCACTCAGAATGGTGCCAAGAAAACTGAAACATTTAAGGTCGCATTCACCTTTGGTTACACCCCTCTGCAGCAATATTTGATCAATATCGGTGATGGTAAGCTTCAAGCATTTGATGTCGCGTGGGATGCTCGAGCAAAGTCAGAGGGTGGCCAGCGTTGGTTTAAGCTGCTTCCTGATGAAGATACAACACCAGAGAGCCCGTTTCACTGGACGCGACAAACCCAAAACTGGAATAGTCGATGTGCTGACTGTCATTCGACTAATTTAAACAAAGGGTATAACCCTGTCTATCAGCGTTACGATACCACCTTTACCGAGCTTAATGTTGCCTGTGAGTCTTGTCATGGCGCTGGCAAATCGCATGTGAGTTTAATAAACAGCGGGGGCTATAAAAAAGGCGTTAACAGTGGCTTTAAGACAGACCTCAAGCAGACGCGGCAGTTTATATTTGATGGTAGTAACCCGATAGCACAACCTAAAGGTGAGGCGACTTCTGCTCAAATTGATGCTTGTGGTGGTTGTCACTCACGACGTCAGGTGATTGGTGAGATAGACCCGGCAGATGATTATCATAATCAATACTCTTTGCGCTTAATTGATACCGCTCTTTATCACTCGGATGGTCAAATCAAAGATGAAGTGTTTGTGTTGGGCTCTTTCTTACAAAGTAAGATGCACCAAGCTGGCGTGACGTGTACTGATTGTCATAATGCACACACGGGCGAAGTAAAAGCACAAGACAACACGCTGTGCACTCAGTGCCATGTTGCTGAGCGCTACGATAGCCAGAAACACCATCACCATAAAGCTTCATCCGAAGGGGCGCTTTGTATTAATTGTCATATGCCTACGACCACCTATATGGAGGTGGATGATCGCCGCGACCACTCCTTTAGCACGCCAGCCCCACAACACTCAGATGCGATGGACACCCCTAATGCCTGTAATAGCTGTCACCGTATCCAGTCAAATCAATGGAGTGCTGACGCGATTGAAAAGTGGACAACCCAAGCGCAGCCAGATCCATTTGCGGTTATCAACAGCAGAGCTATAAACGCCGATGTTTTAGCATTAAGAGGCATGACTGAGTATGTTGCAGACGAGCAGTACCCCGCCATTCGACGCGCGACATTGTTATCGCTAACTGGCACCATACCTTCGCGATTAACGGCGGAGACCATTAGTCAGCAGTTATCCTCTAGTAGCCCTTTAGTGAGGCGAGCTGCGGTAGAGGCTTCTGCATTTATCCCGCTACAACACCGGTGGGGTTTGCTAAAACCATTGATGACCGACCCATCGGCCAGCGTTCGTTTTGCGGTTGCTAATCAGCTAGCAGGTTATGCAGCACAGGTCAGCGGAGATGATTACGTCACTCTGAGTAAACTGCTAAGGGAGTATGAGAAGCAACTGCGTCTATCTCAGGATATGCCTGCAGGGCAGGCGGCCATCGCTATGTACGCCCTCAATCAAGGTGATACTGAAGGTGCATTAACCGCACTCAATAAAGCCCTTGAGATAGAGCCTGATTATGCCCCTGCGTTACTCAATCTGGCAGATCTATATCGAGGCATGGGTGACGAGAGCGAGGCGTTGAACATATTGAAAAGAGCCATTGCTGTCGCGCCTGACAGTGGTGCTATTCAACATAGTTTTGGTCTCTACTGGATTCGTCAGGGGCAACTTGAAAAAGCGTTGAGTTATTTAAAAGCTGCAACGGAGCAAGATGATAGTGTCGTGCGCTATGCGTATGTCTATGGGGTTGCACTTGAGTCAGCGGGTCAGCTAGAAAGCGCGATCAAAATACTTGAAGCGGCCAATGAGCAGTGGCCGAATCAATATGATCTGCTATTTTCGCTTATTCTATATCTTGAGAAAGCGGGTAGGGTGTCTGAAAGCTGGCCTTATTTATCTAACTTGTCGGCCATTGCACCGAATGACCCTGAGGTTAAACGCAGATTAGCCAACATGAGGCGAGATAAATAG
- a CDS encoding AAA family ATPase gives MTQSLAEIKKLQNAMEAAVIGQADVVEKIIISLLCNGNLLLEGLPGTAKTRSIKTLASVMEAELSRIQFTPDLLPSDVTGTEIYHSDGGAEQLTFQQGPIFANLVLADEINRAPAKVQSALLEAMEERQVTVAGKTYPLPPLFMVLATQNPIEQEGTYPLPEAQMDRFLMKVDIDYPDDTAELGIIRLMRNEEQVSSHAEPLKISQNHIFSAREEIHKLHVSENIEQYMVALVMATRHPDRYPESSLSQWISVGSSPRATINLDKASRAHAWLQGKDFVDPDDVRSVAPAVLRHRLILSYEAAAEGVTSDQVIEEIIRQVAVA, from the coding sequence ATGACACAAAGCTTGGCGGAAATTAAAAAGCTTCAAAATGCTATGGAAGCGGCCGTTATAGGCCAAGCAGACGTAGTGGAAAAAATTATCATTAGTTTATTGTGTAATGGGAACCTGCTGTTAGAAGGTCTTCCGGGGACCGCTAAAACTCGATCAATTAAAACCTTAGCTAGCGTAATGGAAGCAGAGTTAAGCCGTATCCAGTTTACCCCCGACTTATTGCCATCCGATGTCACCGGCACCGAAATCTACCATTCTGATGGTGGGGCAGAGCAGCTCACCTTTCAGCAAGGCCCTATTTTTGCGAATCTTGTATTGGCTGATGAAATAAACCGGGCTCCTGCTAAAGTGCAGTCTGCGCTATTAGAGGCGATGGAAGAAAGGCAGGTCACCGTGGCGGGCAAAACGTACCCGCTACCTCCATTGTTTATGGTGCTGGCAACGCAAAACCCTATTGAGCAAGAGGGAACCTATCCACTGCCTGAAGCGCAGATGGATCGTTTTTTGATGAAGGTTGATATCGACTACCCTGATGACACCGCCGAACTGGGGATCATACGGCTGATGCGAAACGAAGAGCAGGTGTCAAGTCATGCAGAGCCTCTTAAGATCTCTCAGAATCATATATTTTCTGCCAGAGAAGAGATTCACAAGTTGCATGTATCAGAGAACATCGAACAATATATGGTCGCGCTGGTGATGGCGACACGCCACCCTGATCGATACCCAGAAAGCTCACTTTCACAATGGATAAGCGTAGGCTCTAGCCCTCGCGCCACCATTAATCTGGATAAAGCCTCTCGTGCACATGCCTGGCTGCAAGGTAAAGATTTTGTAGACCCTGATGACGTGCGTTCGGTCGCCCCGGCGGTGCTTCGTCATCGTTTGATATTAAGCTATGAAGCAGCGGCTGAAGGGGTTACCAGTGACCAAGTCATTGAAGAAATTATTCGGCAAGTTGCGGTAGCTTAA
- a CDS encoding arylsulfatase — MTPIKKAIATASMFLSLSSVAIAAPEKPNILVIWGDDIGITNISAYSDGIMGYHTPNIDRIANEGMRFTDYYGDQSCTAGRSTFITGQSGLRTGMTKVGLPGAPEGLQDRDITIAEMLKAKGYTTGQFGKNHLGDQDKHLPTNHGFDEFLGNLYHLNAEEEPEDEDYPKDPAFKKKFGPRGVLHSYADGKIEDTGPLTKKRMETADEEFVAAAKKFIDKAVKKKTPFFVWLNTTGMHFRTHIAEKNIGKSGQGFYNDVMVAHDELVGEMLTQLDDLKIADNTIVMYSTDNGVHFNTWPDAGITPFRGEKNSNYEGAYRVPAMVRWPGKIPAGTISNEIMAHLDWMPTFAAATGDNNLKADMLKGKAFGKKKAKIHLDGYNFLPHLTGKEKKGPRNVYHYLNDEAFPVAIRIGDWKMTYAENRGKTMALWTEPFTMLRMPKITNLRRDPFGRAEENSNSYYDWMIDKAPYIYLGLATTAEFLATFKEYPPSQAPGSWSVEAVYNKFLQKSEGK; from the coding sequence ATGACACCTATCAAAAAGGCGATAGCGACAGCTAGTATGTTTCTGTCGTTGAGCAGCGTTGCTATCGCAGCACCTGAAAAGCCCAATATTCTAGTTATTTGGGGTGATGACATTGGTATAACCAATATTAGTGCGTATAGCGACGGTATTATGGGTTACCACACACCCAATATTGACCGTATCGCCAATGAAGGTATGCGTTTTACTGACTATTATGGTGACCAAAGTTGTACCGCCGGGCGCTCGACTTTTATAACCGGGCAGTCTGGTTTACGAACAGGTATGACAAAAGTTGGCTTACCAGGTGCGCCTGAAGGTCTTCAGGATCGTGATATTACAATTGCTGAAATGTTAAAAGCCAAAGGGTATACCACCGGCCAGTTCGGTAAAAACCATTTGGGTGACCAAGATAAACACCTGCCAACCAATCATGGCTTTGATGAGTTCCTAGGTAATCTTTACCACTTGAATGCAGAAGAAGAGCCAGAAGATGAGGATTACCCAAAAGACCCAGCGTTTAAGAAGAAGTTTGGTCCTCGTGGGGTGCTTCATAGCTATGCTGATGGAAAGATAGAAGATACTGGTCCATTAACCAAAAAACGCATGGAGACAGCGGATGAAGAGTTTGTCGCCGCTGCCAAAAAGTTCATTGATAAAGCCGTTAAAAAGAAAACGCCATTCTTTGTTTGGTTAAATACTACCGGTATGCACTTCCGCACTCACATCGCTGAAAAGAATATCGGTAAATCAGGACAGGGTTTTTACAATGATGTAATGGTTGCTCATGATGAGTTAGTCGGTGAAATGCTGACCCAGCTTGATGACCTTAAAATTGCAGACAATACCATTGTGATGTATTCAACAGACAACGGTGTTCACTTTAACACATGGCCTGATGCCGGTATTACGCCATTCCGCGGTGAGAAAAACAGTAACTATGAAGGCGCTTACCGAGTGCCAGCAATGGTTCGCTGGCCGGGTAAAATCCCAGCGGGCACGATCTCCAACGAGATTATGGCTCACCTAGACTGGATGCCAACCTTTGCAGCGGCAACTGGTGATAACAATCTAAAAGCAGATATGTTGAAGGGTAAGGCATTTGGTAAGAAAAAAGCGAAAATTCATTTAGATGGTTATAATTTCTTGCCTCATCTAACGGGTAAAGAGAAGAAAGGACCTCGTAACGTATACCACTATTTGAATGATGAGGCATTTCCTGTTGCTATCCGTATCGGCGATTGGAAAATGACCTATGCAGAGAACCGCGGCAAGACTATGGCGCTCTGGACTGAGCCCTTCACCATGCTAAGAATGCCTAAGATCACGAACCTTCGTCGTGACCCATTTGGTCGAGCAGAAGAAAACTCCAACTCTTACTACGACTGGATGATTGATAAAGCCCCTTATATCTACCTTGGGCTAGCAACCACGGCTGAATTCTTAGCTACCTTTAAGGAGTACCCACCTAGCCAAGCGCCAGGTTCCTGGTCGGTTGAGGCTGTGTACAATAAATTCTTGCAGAAGTCAGAAGGCAAGTAG
- a CDS encoding DUF58 domain-containing protein yields MASIESEKPDHKVYADFQQLVAMQHLAAGFSFLPKQAVQSILSGRHASKLRGRGLNFEELRHYRPGDDIRTLDWKVTNRTKKPHVRVYTEERERSVLLLVDQRVSMFFGSRVKMKSVVAAEMAGLSIWRTLAVGDRVGALVFNDTEIKEIKPQRSRKTALQILHQITTMNHALNARQRTAQNSDQLNHALQEAERLCGHDFLIVVVSDMSGWNDETIKRIKRLTVHNDLIVPLIFDPLEKELPDHQQLVVSDGHVQIEVDARKHKLKQRFTEGFVSSVDFLQGELRKYGVPVIPIDTEAPVQDQVRVALGQPFMAGGGR; encoded by the coding sequence ATGGCTTCAATAGAGTCAGAAAAACCAGATCATAAAGTTTATGCAGACTTTCAGCAGTTAGTGGCGATGCAGCACTTGGCAGCGGGGTTTAGTTTTCTGCCCAAGCAGGCGGTGCAGAGCATATTGTCGGGTCGGCATGCCTCTAAATTGCGGGGCAGGGGGCTAAACTTTGAAGAGCTTCGCCACTATAGGCCCGGAGATGACATTCGAACGCTCGACTGGAAAGTAACTAACCGAACCAAAAAGCCCCATGTAAGAGTCTACACAGAAGAGCGTGAACGCAGTGTTCTGTTATTGGTTGATCAGCGTGTATCAATGTTTTTTGGTAGTAGAGTCAAAATGAAATCGGTCGTCGCTGCTGAAATGGCCGGGTTAAGTATTTGGCGAACACTTGCGGTGGGTGACCGAGTGGGAGCGTTAGTATTTAATGATACCGAGATAAAAGAGATCAAGCCTCAGCGCAGTCGAAAAACAGCCCTGCAGATTCTTCATCAAATTACGACAATGAACCATGCACTTAATGCTCGGCAGCGCACAGCACAGAATAGCGATCAACTCAATCATGCGTTGCAAGAGGCTGAGCGGCTTTGTGGTCACGACTTTTTGATCGTTGTGGTGAGTGATATGAGTGGCTGGAATGATGAAACCATCAAGCGTATCAAACGACTGACGGTGCATAATGATCTTATTGTGCCATTGATATTTGACCCGTTAGAGAAAGAACTGCCTGACCACCAACAGTTAGTTGTTAGTGATGGTCATGTACAGATTGAGGTTGATGCCCGTAAACATAAACTCAAACAGCGCTTTACCGAGGGGTTTGTAAGCTCGGTTGATTTTCTCCAGGGTGAGCTTCGAAAATATGGTGTGCCGGTTATTCCGATTGATACCGAAGCTCCTGTTCAAGACCAAGTGAGAGTAGCATTAGGGCAGCCGTTTATGGCGGGAGGCGGTCGATAG
- a CDS encoding BatD family protein, producing the protein MIKQYKITLLTIIGRLLLLFLTVGGALGYAETSGYVGDSSAMASNVQALIDDDKLAIKVWLDPAEEIIVTQQVNLNIEVSTHRWFVGGTQIGKLEIDDAIVLRRDAFAVNSSRRQQGENWAVQLWTITLYPQRAGDFKVPAIQVTVTVSGEDNQPVKGVIHTDELSFSALEPVAVKDKKGWIATTLFEVDDQFDKNIADLNKGDSVQRTVRFKAENIAAMMLPEFTVNKIDGVGVYPKPAAIEDTVNRGEYLAERTEIVNYVIEQSGEYTLPALTYYWWDLNSQALQAVEIPEQTLSTSGLSEDVAGGRQLTEQMFGDMVKKSFPYIAILVLLLLAIGSIVATVRQRNGRQLGENDGPKALQAKFVKACQQQEYFLAVAYLYKWFDYRTLEAGDSVAMESMRQWLKGLGERELEEQFNRLMDVTYSAASNQSEGMVSDHSTENVNFESLLKQLRVQSATNRSFWRFAKPVDLRLN; encoded by the coding sequence GTGATTAAACAATACAAGATCACCCTCTTAACCATTATTGGTAGGCTGCTATTACTGTTTTTGACTGTGGGCGGGGCACTTGGGTATGCAGAAACCTCTGGCTATGTAGGTGATAGCTCTGCCATGGCATCTAATGTTCAGGCGCTTATTGATGATGATAAATTAGCGATAAAAGTATGGTTAGACCCCGCAGAAGAGATTATCGTCACCCAGCAAGTTAATCTTAATATTGAAGTATCTACTCATCGTTGGTTTGTGGGTGGCACCCAAATTGGAAAGTTAGAAATTGATGATGCCATTGTATTACGAAGAGATGCCTTCGCAGTTAATTCAAGCCGCCGACAACAGGGTGAAAACTGGGCCGTTCAACTCTGGACCATTACCCTTTACCCGCAACGAGCGGGTGACTTTAAGGTACCCGCAATACAGGTAACGGTGACCGTATCAGGAGAGGATAATCAACCTGTTAAAGGCGTGATTCACACCGATGAGCTGTCCTTTAGCGCGCTAGAGCCGGTAGCGGTCAAAGATAAAAAAGGCTGGATCGCCACAACGCTGTTTGAAGTGGACGATCAGTTTGATAAAAACATTGCCGATCTAAATAAAGGTGATTCAGTACAGCGTACTGTTCGCTTTAAGGCTGAAAATATCGCTGCGATGATGTTACCTGAATTCACTGTCAATAAAATTGATGGGGTGGGTGTATATCCTAAACCAGCAGCAATAGAAGACACGGTTAATCGCGGCGAATATTTAGCCGAGCGGACAGAGATTGTTAATTATGTGATTGAACAATCGGGTGAATATACGCTCCCAGCATTAACCTATTATTGGTGGGACCTAAACTCGCAAGCGTTGCAAGCGGTCGAAATACCTGAACAGACGCTATCCACTTCTGGCTTATCAGAAGATGTCGCAGGAGGGCGACAGTTAACAGAGCAGATGTTCGGTGATATGGTTAAAAAATCATTCCCATATATTGCCATATTGGTGCTGTTACTCCTTGCTATTGGTTCTATTGTGGCCACTGTAAGGCAGCGCAATGGAAGGCAGTTGGGAGAAAACGATGGGCCAAAGGCTTTGCAGGCAAAGTTTGTCAAAGCCTGCCAACAACAAGAGTATTTTCTGGCGGTCGCTTATCTTTATAAATGGTTTGATTATCGCACTTTAGAGGCGGGTGATAGTGTGGCCATGGAGTCTATGCGACAGTGGCTTAAAGGGCTGGGTGAACGCGAGTTAGAAGAGCAATTTAATCGCTTAATGGATGTTACCTACAGTGCAGCCTCAAACCAAAGTGAGGGTATGGTTAGCGATCATTCGACAGAAAACGTAAACTTTGAATCGTTGCTAAAGCAGTTACGAGTTCAATCTGCCACTAACCGTTCGTTTTGGCGCTTTGCCAAGCCGGTCGACTTACGTTTGAATTGA
- a CDS encoding DUF4381 domain-containing protein, with translation MEGVDKEFARTFGNYNLNGIEEVHLPDSVSWMPQTIGWKVLGVLLLLLFVAYLYRQATKWWRNRYRREALKQLAALESTEDGYTIVSRLPFLLKATALQLFTREDIASLAGDAWLEFLTDHYPGPSFTDKLGRQLITISYQHSQQWALSEQDVAELVARTRDWIKRHHIESSSQTPLNEVSSD, from the coding sequence GTGGAGGGCGTGGATAAAGAGTTTGCCCGCACTTTTGGCAACTACAACCTGAATGGTATTGAAGAAGTTCATCTACCAGACTCTGTATCGTGGATGCCGCAGACGATTGGTTGGAAGGTGCTGGGTGTATTACTGCTGTTATTGTTTGTTGCCTACCTATACCGACAAGCCACAAAATGGTGGCGCAACCGCTATCGACGAGAAGCGTTAAAACAACTGGCAGCGCTAGAGTCCACCGAAGATGGCTACACCATTGTCTCTCGATTACCTTTTTTATTAAAAGCGACGGCCTTGCAGTTGTTCACGCGCGAGGATATCGCTTCATTGGCAGGTGATGCCTGGCTTGAATTTTTAACTGATCATTACCCCGGCCCTTCGTTTACCGATAAGCTAGGTCGACAACTGATTACCATCAGCTATCAACACTCACAACAGTGGGCATTGAGTGAGCAAGATGTCGCCGAGTTGGTGGCGCGTACGCGAGATTGGATAAAACGTCACCATATCGAGTCATCATCCCAAACCCCGCTAAACGAGGTGAGCAGTGATTGA
- a CDS encoding vWA domain-containing protein, with product MIEFAYPWLILALPLPLVAYFVLPAYKERKSSVKVPFFRRLVELTGEKPSRGAVVLERMLFQKAWLVISWLFIVLALAKPQWVGEPIVIDKSGRDLMIAVDLSGSMESTDFLDESGQQVDRLTAVKSVLAEFITQRAHDRLGLIVFGDAPFLQAPFTEDHETWLTLLAETETGMAGMSTAFGDAIGLSIKAFENSDTENRVLIVLTDGNDTGSKVPPIDAAKVADQLGVTIYTIAIGDPATTGEEALDIDTLKRIAEITSGGYYQALDREQLERVYRQINELEPAIFESLSYRPKQSLHHYLLAIVMVGYLLFFSLMTVVSYKNQRGVMDV from the coding sequence GTGATTGAGTTTGCCTACCCTTGGTTGATATTAGCGTTGCCGCTGCCGTTAGTAGCGTACTTTGTGCTGCCTGCTTATAAAGAGCGAAAAAGCTCGGTCAAGGTGCCGTTTTTTAGGCGGTTGGTCGAGCTGACCGGCGAAAAACCCAGTCGTGGTGCCGTGGTGCTGGAGCGCATGTTATTTCAAAAGGCATGGTTGGTTATTTCGTGGCTGTTTATTGTTTTAGCGTTGGCGAAGCCGCAGTGGGTGGGAGAGCCGATTGTGATTGATAAGTCAGGTAGGGATCTGATGATAGCGGTTGACCTCTCTGGCTCGATGGAATCGACGGACTTCTTAGATGAGAGCGGTCAGCAGGTGGATCGTTTAACGGCAGTTAAGTCTGTGTTGGCTGAATTTATTACCCAGCGAGCCCATGATCGCCTTGGCTTGATTGTGTTTGGCGATGCACCATTTCTTCAAGCACCTTTTACCGAAGACCATGAAACTTGGCTAACGCTGTTGGCAGAAACTGAGACGGGTATGGCGGGCATGAGTACTGCCTTCGGTGATGCGATCGGCCTATCGATCAAAGCCTTTGAGAATAGCGATACTGAAAACCGCGTTCTCATCGTGTTGACTGATGGCAATGATACGGGCAGTAAAGTGCCACCGATTGATGCGGCTAAGGTTGCCGACCAGTTAGGGGTGACCATATACACCATTGCCATTGGTGACCCGGCAACCACTGGTGAAGAGGCATTGGATATTGATACGTTAAAGCGTATCGCTGAGATAACATCAGGTGGTTACTATCAGGCGCTTGATCGAGAGCAGCTAGAGCGTGTGTATCGACAAATTAATGAGTTGGAACCGGCGATATTTGAGTCTTTGAGTTATCGCCCAAAGCAGAGCCTACACCACTATTTGTTGGCGATTGTGATGGTTGGTTATCTGCTGTTCTTCTCATTGATGACGGTTGTCTCGTATAAAAACCAGCGAGGCGTGATGGATGTTTGA